The DNA segment CGGCGTGGCTTGCACGTTCGGTGCATCTGGCACCAGGTCCGGGGTCAGGGCTTTCCAGAAGGCTTTTTGCAGTTGATCGAACATCTTCAATTCTCCATAACGTGCGCGGCTTCGAAGCTCGCTTCGTGAAACAGCTGCAATGCCTCGCGCACCTGTCCGGCGCTTTCCAGGCCAAGCACCTGTTTGGCGACGACCTGACAGTCGGCCAGCGCCAGTTCGCGCACGGTGGCCTTGATCGGAGCAATCATCGGAACGCTCACCGACAATTCGTCCACACCCAGGCCCAACAACAGCGGCACCGCCAGCCGCTCGGACGCCATCGCGCCACACACCCCCACCCATTTGCCGTGGGCGTGCGCAGCCTTGACCGTCATGGCAATCAGGCGCAGCACCGAGGGATGAAAGCTGTCGGCCTGACTGGCCAGACGCGGATGGTCGCGATCCATGGCCAAGGTGTACTGGGTCAGGTCGTTGGTGCCGATCGAGAAAAAATCCACCAACGGCGCGAACAGGTCGGCCATCAGCGCCGCCGCCGGCACTTCGATCATGATCCCCAGCTTCGGCCTTTCAGTGAGGCCCAGCGCCAGCGCTTCTTCTTCAAGCATCTGCCGGGCCAGACGCAGCTCCGCCAATTGCGTGACCATCGGCAGCATGATGTGCAGGCGCGTCAGTGCGCAGCAGCCGAGCATGGCGCGCAACTGCTCACGCAATAAATGCGGGCGCTCCAGGCACAAGCGAATGCCGCGCAGACCGAGAAACGGATTGCTTTCACTTTCCATCGGCACGTAGGCCAGCGGTTTGTCGCCGCCGACGTCAAGGGTGCGCACCACCAGATTGTGCTCAGGCCCGACACAACGGGCGATGGCACTGTAAGTGGCGACCTGCTCGTCATGGCTCGGCGCATGGTTGCGGCCCAGATATAAAAACTCCGAACGCAGCAGCCCGACACCGGCGCCGCCCATGGCCATGGCCTGCTCGGTTTCTGCCAGTGAGGCGACATTGGCTGACACCTCGACGTGATGCCCATCGCGAGTGCAGGCCGCCAGCGCAGCGTGCTCCAGATCATGGGCATGTCGTTGCCGTTGTTGCGCGTGGCGCGCCTGCCATTGCTCGATCGTCGCCGCGTCCGGCTGCACCTGCAGTTCACCCTTGTCGGCATCGAGCAAAACCTCGGTGCCGTTGCGCAAGGCAAGCATTTGCACCGGCACGCCGCAGATCGACGGCAAGCCGCACGCCCGGGCGAGAATCGCCACATGGCTGGTCGCGCCGCCGCCGACCGTGGCGAAACCGAGCACTTTGCTGGTATCGATGCGAGCGGTTTGCGACGGGGTCAGTTGGTCGGCGATCAGAATGCTGCCTTGCGGCAGGTCCAGCGTCTGCTCGTCGATGCCCAGCAGGCGCTTGAGTACGCGTTGCCCAACATCGCTCAGGTCCGCCGCGCGTTCTACCAACAGCGCGTTGCCGAGCTGGCGGAACATCGCTGCGGTGGTTTCGGTTGCCGTACGCCAGGCGAATGCCGCACTTTTGCCGGTGTCGATCAACGCCGCGGCCTGATCGAGCAGGCCGGGGTCTTCGAGCAGTTCCTGATGGGCCTTGAAGATCTCCGCTTCAGCCTCGCCCGCGGCGGTATCGCGCAAATGCTGCAAGGCCAGGTCCGCTTCGATCAAGGCGTGGGCGAGCGCTTCACGTTCGCTATCGGCATCGCCGCCGAATTCGTCGATGTCGAAGCTCGGCTCGCTGATCTGTACCACATGGCCCAACGCCGAGCCGGGGGACGCGCACACCCCGCGCAACAGCGTCAGCGGCTCGTCGGTGGCGATCACGCCGGGCGCCTGCGCTGTCACCGGTTCACCGCAGCCCTCGGTCAACAAGCGGGCCAGCGTGTCGATGGCCGCTTGCGCATCGTCGCCCACCGCACTGATCTGCACGCTGTCGCCAAACGCAGTCTGCAACGCCATCAGCGCCACCAGCGATTTGCCGTTGGCCTGCGCTTGTTGTTTATGCAGATGAATGGTTGCGGTAAACGCTTTGGCTGCCTGGGCGAACACCGCAGCCGGGCGCGCGTGCAGGCCATTGCGGTTGGGCAAGATCAGCGCTGGCGAAAACAGCGCCTGACCTTTTGTCGCGTCCGGCGTCTCGCTGGATGTTTGCCCGCCTGCAAGTTCCAGCAGCGGCTGGCCGCGTTCGACTCGTCCGCTCGGCTCGGCCAGCCAGTGGAACGGCTCGCCGCTGACCACCAGCATCAAGGTCAGCAGGCTGCGGGCGTGACGGGCGATGTAGTCGGCATCGAACTCGATCAGCGCCTGTCCGGCAGCGACCTCTTGCCCTTCTTCGACCAGACGGGTGAAACCCTGCCCGGCGAGGTTCACCGTATCCAGACCGATGTGCAGCAATACCTGCACGCCGTGTTCGTCGGTGATGCTCACGGCATGCCCGCTGGCCTGCACGTTGCTGACCACGCCGGCCAGTGGTGCGCACAGGGTCGACGAGGTCGGGTCGATGCACAGACCGTCGCCGATCACCCGGCCGGAAAACACCGGATCGGGCACCCGGTCCAGCGCCATCAGCACGCCGGACAGCGGCGCCAGCAGTTGTAAGGGTTGGGGTGTGGCCATGACGTCACCTGCAATGTTCGTATTGAAGTACCGACGGGGCGCGATGCTCCCGTCAGCATCGCTTATTTCCACCAGTATTCGACCTGCAATCCGACATTCGCACCGTGCCGGGCATTGCCGAACGCACCGCTGTCGGACAGTGCCGAGCCTTTCGCCAGTTGATTGGCCGCGCGTTTCGCCGCCTCGTTCCACGTCGCGTAGGTGTAATACAACCGCACTTCGGGCCGCGCCCAGAAGGCCGGGCCTTTCGGCGACCAGGTTGGGGCCACGGTGAATTTGCTCAGTTTGCGCGTACCGCCTGGTGCATCGACCTGATCGTGGCCGAGTTCGGTGACCAGTTTGAACTGCTCGGTGAGCGCATAGGCCGGGCGCACGCCCAACGATAGCCAGTTCTGATCGGCACCGTTTGCACGAATGTCTTTTTGATACACCGCTGCGATTTGTCCGCCGAAACGCGGTGTCAGTTGCCAGTCGAAAAACTCGACAATGCGATAGCTTTTATTGCTGTCGTCGAGTCCGACGTCGCCGGTATAGCCCAACCCGGTGCCGGGGCCTTCGCCGTATTGCAGGGCCAGTTTGTTCTTGCCGCCGAGGAATCCGCTCTGCACGTGTTGCGTGGTAATCGCCCAGCCGCGATGGGCGTCGCGGCTGTCGGGTTTGTCGATGTAGCTCAGACCGAATTCCAGTTCGCCGCCGGGGTTGCTGTTGAAGCCACCCACGTTGAAATCGTGGCGATTGATGTAGTCCTTCTGGTAGAGATTGTCTTTGCGCGAGAACGCGTAGCTGTACTTCAGATCGCCGATCAATACGTCTTCGATGCCGCCGCCGGTGGCGCTCTGGTTCCAGTAGTAGAAGTCGGAAATGTGGATATCGTTACGCTTGTAGTAACGGCGCCCGGCCCACAACGAACCGCCGTTGAGCGCGGGCATCGCTGACCACTGGGCGTAGGCCTGGGGCAAACGGATCGAACCGGTGTGGTCTTTGAACGTTGGCTTGCGGTCGTAGCGGTTGTACAGCGAAGCCATGCCGTCGACGCTCAGCACTGAACCGTCCTCAAGGGTGTACAGATCCTGACGCAACTCCAGCTCGCCGTACTGTTCGCATTCGTTGCCCAGGCGATATTTGGTCTGCGCGCCGGGCAATTGAAAGCACGATTGGCTGCTGCTGTTGACCGACGTACCGACACCGCTGCGCAAGTAACCGCCAAACTCCAGCGCATGTGTCGACGCTGGTAACGCCAGGCAAACACCTGTCACTGCAAGGCTGCGCTTTATTGTTGTTTTCATAAGCCATCCCATTTTTTTATTGTGTGTTTGCAGAAATTCAGCGCGCAAAGCTCCCCCGCGCAGTGTTCTGCGTGTTTTTTCAAACGTGGTTTACGGGTTAAGAATCAGGGATCGATCAGGTGCACAACGAACGACTCGTAAGGCCGCAACGTCAGCTGTCGAGTGCGCGGTGCAGCGTCCGGGTAATTGCTGATCAAGGTTCGCTGGCGCATCGATTCGCTGATCACGCTGGCGGGCAATTCGATTTCACACGCCGCGGCGTAGAAGTTGTTCACCACCAGCAAGCGCTCGGCGTCGCCCTCACGCAGATACGCCCAGACTTGCGGATGCTCGGGCAATAACTGCCGGTACAGCCCGTCGGTGATCAATGGCTCGCTGCGCCGCAGTGCGATCAGCGTGCGGTAGTGGTGCAGCACTGAATCCGGATCATCCAGCTGCCGGGCGACGTTGATCTGCGCGGCATTGGCCGGCACACCGATCCACGGTTCGGCAACGCTGAAACCGGCATTCGGCGTCGCGTCCCAGTGCATCGGCGTGCGCCCGTTATCGCGGGATTTCTGCATGATCGCCGCCATATTGTCGGCGTCGCTGCTTCCCGCCTCGCGCTTGAGGCGGAAGATGTTCAGGGTCTCGACGTCGCGGTAATGCTCGATCGACTCGAACCCCGGATTGGTCATGCCCAGCTCTTCACCCTGATACACGAACGGCGTGCCCTGCAGAAAGTGCAGCGCGGTGCCGAGCATTTTCGCCGACAGCTCGCGAAACTCGCCCTCATGGCCAAAACGCGAGACCACCCGCGGTTGATCGTGGTTACACCAGAACAGCGCGTTCCAGCCGCCGCCGGCCTGCATGCCGGTCTGCCAGTCGGAGAGGATGCGCTTGAGCTGGAGGAAATCGAAGTCAGCGCGAACCCACTTCTGCAGGTTCGGATAATCGACTTTCAAATGATGAAAGTTGAAGGTCATCGACAGCTCTTTCGACTGTGGATTCGAATAGCGAATGCAATGTTCGAGGCTGGTCGATGACATCTCGCCGACGTTGATCAGGTCGTAGCCTTCGAAGACTTCACGGTGCATCTGCTGCAAGTACGCATGCACGTTCGGCCCGTCGGTATAGAAGCGTCGGCCATCGCTGTCATCTTCGGGAAAGTCTTCGGGCTTGGAGATCAGATTGATCACGTCCAGGCGGAAACCGCCGACACCCTTGTCGCGCCAGAACTGCATCATTTTGAAGACTTCGGCGCGCACCTGCGGGTTGTCCCAGTTCAGGTCGGCCTGTGTGTGATCGAACAGATGCAGGTAATACTGACCGGTCTGCGCCTCGTACTCCCAGGCAGATCCGCCGAACTTCGACTCCCAATTGTTCGGCTGATCGCGCCAGATATAGAAATCACGATAAGGATTGTCGAGGCTGCTGCGCGCCTGCTGAAACCAGACGTGTTCGATCGAAGTATGGTTGACCACGATGTCGAGCATCAGCTTGATCCCGCGCTTGTCCGCTTCGGCAATCAGCAGTTCGCAGTCGGCCATGCTGCCGTAGCTCGGATCGATGGCGTAGTAATCGCTGATGTCGTAGCCGTTGTCGCGCTGCGGCGAACGCAGGAACGGCGTGATCCACAGACAGTCGACGCCCAGCCAGTGCAGATAATCGAGCTTGGCGACAATCCCCAGCAAATCCCCGGTCGGGTTGCCGGCGTGGCTATGAAAACTCTTCGGATAAATCTGGTAGATCACCGAACGCTGCCAGTCCTGCATGGCACAACTCCTTCAGATATCTCAGGCAACCCGAAAACCGGGACGGACAATCTTC comes from the Pseudomonas granadensis genome and includes:
- the ptsP gene encoding phosphoenolpyruvate--protein phosphotransferase, whose amino-acid sequence is MATPQPLQLLAPLSGVLMALDRVPDPVFSGRVIGDGLCIDPTSSTLCAPLAGVVSNVQASGHAVSITDEHGVQVLLHIGLDTVNLAGQGFTRLVEEGQEVAAGQALIEFDADYIARHARSLLTLMLVVSGEPFHWLAEPSGRVERGQPLLELAGGQTSSETPDATKGQALFSPALILPNRNGLHARPAAVFAQAAKAFTATIHLHKQQAQANGKSLVALMALQTAFGDSVQISAVGDDAQAAIDTLARLLTEGCGEPVTAQAPGVIATDEPLTLLRGVCASPGSALGHVVQISEPSFDIDEFGGDADSEREALAHALIEADLALQHLRDTAAGEAEAEIFKAHQELLEDPGLLDQAAALIDTGKSAAFAWRTATETTAAMFRQLGNALLVERAADLSDVGQRVLKRLLGIDEQTLDLPQGSILIADQLTPSQTARIDTSKVLGFATVGGGATSHVAILARACGLPSICGVPVQMLALRNGTEVLLDADKGELQVQPDAATIEQWQARHAQQRQRHAHDLEHAALAACTRDGHHVEVSANVASLAETEQAMAMGGAGVGLLRSEFLYLGRNHAPSHDEQVATYSAIARCVGPEHNLVVRTLDVGGDKPLAYVPMESESNPFLGLRGIRLCLERPHLLREQLRAMLGCCALTRLHIMLPMVTQLAELRLARQMLEEEALALGLTERPKLGIMIEVPAAALMADLFAPLVDFFSIGTNDLTQYTLAMDRDHPRLASQADSFHPSVLRLIAMTVKAAHAHGKWVGVCGAMASERLAVPLLLGLGVDELSVSVPMIAPIKATVRELALADCQVVAKQVLGLESAGQVREALQLFHEASFEAAHVMEN
- a CDS encoding maltoporin; this encodes MKTTIKRSLAVTGVCLALPASTHALEFGGYLRSGVGTSVNSSSQSCFQLPGAQTKYRLGNECEQYGELELRQDLYTLEDGSVLSVDGMASLYNRYDRKPTFKDHTGSIRLPQAYAQWSAMPALNGGSLWAGRRYYKRNDIHISDFYYWNQSATGGGIEDVLIGDLKYSYAFSRKDNLYQKDYINRHDFNVGGFNSNPGGELEFGLSYIDKPDSRDAHRGWAITTQHVQSGFLGGKNKLALQYGEGPGTGLGYTGDVGLDDSNKSYRIVEFFDWQLTPRFGGQIAAVYQKDIRANGADQNWLSLGVRPAYALTEQFKLVTELGHDQVDAPGGTRKLSKFTVAPTWSPKGPAFWARPEVRLYYTYATWNEAAKRAANQLAKGSALSDSGAFGNARHGANVGLQVEYWWK
- the treC gene encoding alpha,alpha-phosphotrehalase, which encodes MQDWQRSVIYQIYPKSFHSHAGNPTGDLLGIVAKLDYLHWLGVDCLWITPFLRSPQRDNGYDISDYYAIDPSYGSMADCELLIAEADKRGIKLMLDIVVNHTSIEHVWFQQARSSLDNPYRDFYIWRDQPNNWESKFGGSAWEYEAQTGQYYLHLFDHTQADLNWDNPQVRAEVFKMMQFWRDKGVGGFRLDVINLISKPEDFPEDDSDGRRFYTDGPNVHAYLQQMHREVFEGYDLINVGEMSSTSLEHCIRYSNPQSKELSMTFNFHHLKVDYPNLQKWVRADFDFLQLKRILSDWQTGMQAGGGWNALFWCNHDQPRVVSRFGHEGEFRELSAKMLGTALHFLQGTPFVYQGEELGMTNPGFESIEHYRDVETLNIFRLKREAGSSDADNMAAIMQKSRDNGRTPMHWDATPNAGFSVAEPWIGVPANAAQINVARQLDDPDSVLHHYRTLIALRRSEPLITDGLYRQLLPEHPQVWAYLREGDAERLLVVNNFYAAACEIELPASVISESMRQRTLISNYPDAAPRTRQLTLRPYESFVVHLIDP